Proteins encoded together in one Qingshengfaniella alkalisoli window:
- a CDS encoding NAD-dependent epimerase/dehydratase family protein has product MKIAVLGGDGFVGWPTVLHLSNLGHDVHIVDNLSRRWIDTELGVQSLTPMDSIQERCRIWREQTGKTLHFHLINIAEEYERLKGWLADNRPDAVIHFAEQRAAPYSMKTDRHKVYTVNNNTNATHNLLAALVETGIDAHLVHLGTMGVYGYSSVGAAIPEGYLDVEIENLEGEKKGLEILYPTKPGSVYHMTKSLDQILFQFYAQNDGLRITDLHQGIVWGTHTDQTRRHEQLINRFDYDGDYGTVLNRFLIQAAIGHPLTVHGTGGQTRAFIHIQDSVRCIELALKDAPKAGERVKIFNQMTETHRVRDLAELVSKMTGAEVAYLPNPRKEAAENDLIVKNDQFLALGLDPITLQEGLLDEVVEVARKYAYRVDRSRVPAVSAWTKEIGERVEKDPEGKRLKSVS; this is encoded by the coding sequence ATGAAGATCGCGGTTCTTGGTGGGGATGGCTTTGTCGGGTGGCCGACGGTGCTGCATCTGTCGAATCTCGGGCATGATGTTCACATTGTCGACAACTTGTCGCGGCGTTGGATCGACACAGAGCTGGGAGTCCAGTCGCTGACACCGATGGATTCCATTCAGGAACGTTGCCGGATCTGGCGTGAGCAAACCGGAAAGACCCTACATTTCCACCTGATCAATATCGCCGAAGAATACGAGCGTTTGAAGGGCTGGCTCGCGGACAACAGGCCGGACGCCGTGATCCATTTCGCCGAACAACGCGCGGCACCTTATTCGATGAAAACCGACCGCCACAAGGTTTACACGGTCAATAACAACACCAACGCGACGCATAACCTGTTGGCTGCGCTGGTGGAAACGGGGATTGACGCGCATCTGGTGCATCTGGGAACGATGGGTGTCTATGGCTATTCCAGCGTGGGTGCAGCCATTCCCGAGGGTTATCTTGATGTGGAAATCGAGAACCTTGAGGGCGAGAAAAAAGGGCTGGAGATCCTGTACCCGACCAAGCCGGGTTCTGTCTATCACATGACCAAATCGCTGGATCAGATCCTGTTCCAGTTCTACGCCCAGAATGACGGACTGCGGATCACGGACCTGCACCAAGGGATCGTTTGGGGCACGCATACGGATCAGACCAGACGTCATGAACAGTTGATCAACCGCTTCGACTACGACGGCGACTACGGCACGGTTCTGAACCGGTTCCTCATTCAGGCCGCGATTGGTCATCCGCTGACAGTGCATGGCACAGGCGGCCAGACGCGCGCCTTCATCCACATCCAGGACAGCGTCCGCTGCATCGAGCTGGCGTTGAAGGATGCGCCCAAAGCCGGCGAGCGCGTGAAGATCTTCAACCAGATGACGGAAACGCACCGCGTGCGTGATCTGGCGGAGCTCGTATCAAAGATGACCGGGGCCGAGGTTGCATACCTGCCGAACCCGCGCAAGGAAGCGGCGGAGAACGATCTGATCGTCAAGAATGACCAGTTCCTTGCGCTTGGGCTTGATCCGATCACCTTGCAGGAAGGCTTGCTGGACGAGGTCGTCGAGGTTGCCAGGAAGTACGCCTACCGCGTGGATCGTTCCCGCGTTCCGGCCGTGTCCGCATGGACCAAGGAAATTGGAGAGCGGGTCGAGAAGGACCCCGAAGGCAAGCGTCTGAAATCCGTATCCTGA
- a CDS encoding aspartate kinase: MPILVMKFGGTSVADLDRIRNAAEKVRREVERGYDVIVIVSAMSGKTNELVGWVEETSPLFDAREYDAVVSSGENITAGLMSLTLQEMDVPARSWQGWQVPLKTTSAHSAARISEIPRDNIDQKFAEGMKVAVVAGFQGISPEGRITTLGRGGSDTTAVAFAAAFNAERCDIYTDVDGVYTTDPRITDKARKLDKIAFEEMLELASLGAKVLQTRSVELAMRYKVRLRVLSSFEDSDENSGTLVCDEDEIMENKVVNGVAYSREEAKMTLVSVADRPGIAAAIFGPLAEAGVNVDMIIQNISEDGRTDMTFSCPINQVARAEKAMNAAKEAGEVNFHELIADTDVAKVSVVGIGMRSHTGVAARMFKALRDEGINIRVIATSEIKISVLIDRKYMELAVQALHDAFELEKAS, encoded by the coding sequence ATGCCAATCCTAGTGATGAAGTTCGGGGGCACCTCGGTTGCCGATCTCGACCGCATCCGAAACGCCGCTGAAAAAGTACGGCGCGAGGTGGAGCGCGGTTACGACGTCATTGTCATCGTATCGGCCATGTCGGGCAAGACCAATGAGCTGGTCGGCTGGGTCGAAGAGACCTCGCCCCTGTTCGATGCGCGTGAATATGATGCGGTCGTCAGCTCTGGCGAGAACATCACTGCCGGCCTCATGTCTTTGACGCTTCAGGAAATGGACGTGCCCGCACGCAGTTGGCAGGGCTGGCAAGTTCCGCTGAAGACGACATCCGCGCATTCGGCGGCACGCATCAGCGAGATCCCGCGCGACAACATCGACCAGAAGTTTGCCGAGGGCATGAAGGTGGCAGTTGTCGCCGGGTTCCAGGGTATCAGCCCCGAGGGCCGAATCACGACACTGGGACGTGGCGGGTCGGATACGACGGCTGTGGCCTTCGCCGCCGCCTTCAATGCCGAGCGCTGCGATATATACACGGATGTCGATGGCGTCTATACGACCGACCCACGTATCACCGACAAGGCACGCAAGCTCGACAAGATCGCGTTCGAGGAAATGCTGGAACTCGCCTCGCTGGGTGCGAAGGTTCTGCAGACCCGCTCGGTCGAACTGGCTATGCGGTATAAGGTAAGATTACGGGTTCTGTCGTCATTCGAGGATAGCGACGAAAACAGCGGCACGCTTGTCTGCGACGAGGATGAGATCATGGAGAACAAAGTTGTAAACGGCGTTGCTTACTCCCGCGAGGAAGCCAAGATGACTCTGGTATCGGTGGCGGACCGCCCGGGAATCGCAGCAGCCATCTTCGGACCGCTGGCCGAGGCTGGCGTGAATGTCGATATGATCATTCAGAACATCAGTGAAGACGGTCGCACGGATATGACCTTCTCCTGCCCGATCAATCAGGTCGCGCGCGCTGAAAAGGCAATGAACGCAGCCAAAGAAGCGGGTGAGGTCAACTTCCACGAACTGATCGCCGATACCGATGTCGCCAAGGTCTCGGTCGTGGGAATCGGGATGCGCAGCCACACCGGAGTCGCGGCGCGCATGTTTAAGGCGCTTCGTGATGAAGGGATCAACATTCGTGTGATCGCGACGTCCGAGATCAAGATTTCTGTTTTGATCGACCGGAAATATATGGAACTTGCGGTTCAAGCCCTGCATGATGCCTTCGAGTTGGAGAAAGCATCGTAA
- a CDS encoding NAD-dependent epimerase/dehydratase family protein, protein MRILLSGATGYVGGFILADAAAHDDEIIALSRFGRQVAGAATSLRFDLNGDMSEIPVGIDALVHCAFDHVPGRYRGGEGDDPEGFLARNVQGSLKLFEAARRVGAERIVFLSSRAVYDGHPAGTVLTEDLPLDPASLYGRAKFDVETALVALAETGLITSSLRATGIYGTSQKGGWHKWQDLFQAFEAGENIAPRIGTEVHGADLAAAVRLVLMSERSKVSGQRFNVSDLCLDRRDLLDLYATRKGIDRPLPDHSDAAMVSQMDCTRLSGLGWQPQGQDGLLRFLAELG, encoded by the coding sequence GTGAGGATACTGCTGAGTGGTGCCACGGGCTATGTCGGTGGGTTCATTCTCGCGGATGCTGCCGCACATGATGATGAAATCATCGCCTTGTCGCGCTTTGGACGACAGGTCGCGGGTGCGGCGACATCGTTGCGGTTCGATTTAAACGGCGACATGTCCGAAATTCCCGTTGGTATCGATGCGCTGGTTCACTGTGCCTTCGATCATGTGCCAGGGCGCTATCGCGGCGGAGAGGGAGATGACCCGGAGGGATTTTTGGCGCGAAACGTTCAGGGGTCTCTGAAGCTGTTTGAGGCGGCGCGTCGAGTGGGGGCAGAGCGGATTGTCTTCCTGTCGTCGCGCGCGGTCTATGACGGGCATCCAGCAGGGACGGTATTGACCGAAGATCTGCCGCTTGATCCCGCTTCGCTTTATGGGCGCGCAAAGTTCGACGTCGAGACAGCGCTTGTTGCCCTGGCCGAGACAGGGCTGATCACATCGAGCCTGCGCGCCACTGGCATCTATGGGACGTCGCAAAAGGGCGGATGGCACAAATGGCAGGATCTGTTCCAGGCATTTGAAGCAGGTGAAAACATCGCTCCTCGCATCGGAACCGAGGTGCATGGGGCGGACCTTGCTGCGGCCGTGCGATTGGTGCTGATGTCCGAGCGGTCCAAAGTCTCTGGGCAGAGGTTCAACGTCTCTGACCTCTGTCTGGATCGGCGTGATTTGCTGGACCTCTATGCGACACGGAAGGGCATTGACCGTCCTCTGCCCGACCATTCGGATGCGGCGATGGTTAGCCAGATGGACTGCACGCGCCTCAGTGGTCTTGGTTGGCAACCGCAGGGGCAAGACGGGCTGCTACGCTTTCTGGCGGAACTTGGCTAG
- a CDS encoding glycosyltransferase, with the protein MSGGLNADRPAQSSRAYVTLVTNADYVLGARALVRSLSLSGTDADIVVLHTGAVRREELTSHAALGARLVRTELLPTSDAFNQRHSRKNQHEAAPFTKGEKPHFHTPLDNFAKLRLWQLVEYDSIVFIDADALVLQNCDLLFDYPQFCAAPNVYESLSDFHRMNSGVFTAKPSAEAFEAMLAALDQPDAFWRRTDQTFLQHYFPDWHGLPVFYNMLQYVWFNMPELWDWQDIKILHFQYEKPWQVPHPKVTQLAPLIDLWKCYAGDDHVPALQDLPSPGEHV; encoded by the coding sequence ATGTCTGGCGGATTGAATGCCGACCGGCCCGCGCAGTCGTCGCGGGCCTATGTCACATTGGTCACCAACGCTGATTATGTGCTTGGCGCGCGGGCATTGGTTCGATCCCTTTCGCTGTCGGGCACGGATGCCGATATCGTCGTGCTACATACGGGCGCGGTCAGGCGAGAGGAACTGACGTCTCATGCGGCGCTCGGTGCGCGATTGGTGCGGACGGAGTTGTTGCCAACCTCAGACGCCTTCAACCAGCGCCACTCGCGCAAGAACCAGCACGAGGCCGCGCCCTTCACCAAGGGCGAGAAACCGCATTTCCATACGCCGCTCGACAATTTTGCCAAGCTGCGGCTGTGGCAGCTGGTAGAATACGACAGCATCGTTTTCATAGATGCGGATGCGCTGGTGCTACAGAACTGTGACCTGTTGTTCGACTATCCCCAGTTTTGCGCCGCGCCGAATGTCTACGAGAGTCTTTCCGATTTTCATCGAATGAACTCGGGCGTTTTCACGGCCAAGCCATCCGCTGAAGCTTTCGAAGCTATGCTTGCAGCGCTGGACCAGCCGGATGCGTTCTGGCGGCGGACGGACCAGACCTTCCTGCAACACTATTTCCCAGACTGGCACGGGCTACCGGTATTCTACAACATGCTGCAATATGTGTGGTTCAACATGCCGGAGTTGTGGGATTGGCAAGACATCAAGATTCTTCACTTCCAATATGAGAAGCCGTGGCAGGTGCCGCATCCGAAGGTGACACAACTCGCCCCACTGATTGATCTGTGGAAATGCTATGCGGGGGATGACCATGTGCCCGCGCTCCAAGACCTGCCGAGCCCAGGGGAGCACGTGTGA
- a CDS encoding DUF1178 family protein → MIRYSLKCAEGHEFESWFQSASAFDTLQKSAMVECPDCGSNDVSKSIMAPRVTPGRNKVDVPAKPQKSSEPTPEQVKAAISKLKTEVEANSDYVGDRFVKEARQMHSGEAPARAIHGEAKPAEARKLLEDGVPVMPLPFIPTRKTN, encoded by the coding sequence ATGATCCGCTACTCTCTCAAATGCGCCGAAGGGCATGAGTTTGAAAGCTGGTTTCAATCGGCTTCGGCTTTCGACACGCTGCAAAAATCGGCCATGGTGGAATGTCCGGACTGCGGAAGCAATGATGTATCGAAGTCGATCATGGCGCCTCGCGTAACTCCCGGGCGTAACAAGGTGGATGTCCCTGCCAAACCTCAGAAGAGCAGCGAGCCCACGCCTGAACAGGTGAAGGCCGCTATCTCAAAGCTGAAAACCGAAGTCGAAGCCAACTCCGACTATGTCGGCGATCGCTTCGTCAAGGAAGCGCGACAAATGCATTCGGGAGAAGCACCAGCACGCGCGATCCACGGCGAAGCGAAGCCAGCCGAGGCACGCAAGCTGTTGGAAGACGGGGTACCGGTGATGCCCCTGCCCTTTATCCCGACACGGAAGACCAACTGA